In the Leptotrichia sp. oral taxon 847 genome, one interval contains:
- a CDS encoding Cof-type HAD-IIB family hydrolase, translating into MIKLIAIDMDGTLLSEKKHVDSPQKKAVHKAIEVGVKVVLCTGRPLYGVLPPYRELELEKYNFNEYVILNNGCSVHKTTDWELLAFEEITKEDVAYLNELRKGYDVDLTVSNDDDYFVIGESANEYTKEDGGLVYVKVQPISIEEATSGKYTFFKSMFLGNENEIARFVKDRGELINSRCSGVLSQKHIYETLPKGANKGVALKKLAKKLNISREEVMAIGDGNNDIEMLEFAGVGVAMGNGTKMAKEAANYITDTNENNGVAKAIEKFLGE; encoded by the coding sequence ATGATAAAACTAATAGCAATTGATATGGATGGAACTTTATTAAGTGAGAAAAAACACGTTGATTCACCACAGAAAAAAGCAGTTCACAAAGCGATAGAAGTTGGAGTAAAAGTAGTTCTTTGTACAGGAAGACCGCTTTATGGGGTATTACCGCCTTACAGGGAACTGGAGCTTGAAAAATATAATTTCAACGAATATGTGATTTTAAATAACGGATGTTCAGTTCATAAGACTACAGATTGGGAATTACTTGCTTTTGAAGAAATCACAAAAGAAGATGTTGCGTATTTGAATGAATTAAGAAAAGGGTATGATGTGGATTTGACGGTTTCAAATGACGATGATTATTTTGTAATCGGAGAAAGTGCAAATGAATATACGAAAGAAGATGGAGGACTAGTGTATGTTAAAGTTCAACCAATTTCAATTGAAGAAGCGACAAGTGGAAAGTATACATTTTTTAAATCAATGTTTTTGGGTAATGAAAATGAAATTGCAAGATTTGTAAAAGATAGAGGAGAATTGATAAATAGCAGATGTAGCGGCGTACTAAGTCAAAAACATATTTACGAAACATTACCAAAAGGCGCAAATAAAGGTGTAGCGTTAAAAAAATTGGCTAAAAAGTTAAACATTTCACGTGAAGAAGTTATGGCAATTGGAGATGGAAATAATGACATTGAAATGCTAGAATTTGCTGGAGTTGGAGTAGCTATGGGAAATGGGACTAAAATGGCTAAAGAAGCGGCAAACTATATAACTGACACAAATGAAAACAACGGAGTTGCAAAAGCTATAGAAAAATTTTTGGGGGAATAG